The Nostoc sp. 'Peltigera membranacea cyanobiont' N6 genome contains the following window.
ATTTTCGATATTTTCTGCTTTTTTTCCCCGGATTCTATAGTTGTAGGCATTACCAAGACTATCTTGCGTCATTGCCCATTGTTGGGGAAAAGCTTTGCTGGGTATGACACTTAAAGCATTATTAAAAGCAGCGATCGCATTTTCAATATTTTCTGCCTTCTCTCCCCAGATTCTATCCCCGTAAGCAATACCAAGATTATTTTGTGTTCCAGCCCAATCTTGGGGAAAAGCTTCGCTGGGTATGACACTTAAAGCATTATTAAAAGCATTGATCGCATTTTCAATATTTTCTGCCTTATTTCCTCGGATTCTATCCCTGTAGGCAAGACCGACATTATGTTGCGTCATTGCCCATTGAAGAGGAAAAGTTTCGCTGGTCGTAACAGTCAAATCAGCATTAAAAGCAGCAATCGCATTTTCAATATTTTCTGCCTTCTCTCCCCGAATTCTATTATAGTAGCCCACATTCCGCACTTCATTTTGTAATATACATACTGATATGAAAGTTTTCGATAAGCCTTAAATAAAAATACTTAATTTATTTAGTAATTAATATAGACAGTATTGCAAATCTTGCTAACTGCTCGAAATTAGTAAGGTATTGACACTAAATGCAGAAGAAAAAAGGTGAGATAATAAATGATAATTAGTTTTCATAAAATAAAATTGAACAAAAAATATGGATTACCAAAAAGAAGAGTTTGAGAGTAAAAACTTGGATCACTTGGGAATAGTAGCAGGAATAATTGATGATATAGGAATCGTAGAAAAAATCAATGATATATTTTTAATTGATAAGAGAGAAAAAATCAATACAGGAGAAGTAGTCAAAGCAATCATTCTTAATGGGCTTGGTTTTGTCTCAAAACCATTATATTTATTTTCTCAATTTTTTGAAGATAAAGCTATAGAACATTTATTAGGAGAAGGAATTAAACCAGAAGATTTAAACGATGATAAATTGGGAAGAGTTATGGATAAGATATACAGATATGGACTGACTAAATTATTTTTAATAATTGCCTTAGAAGTAGTCAAAAAATATAAAATATCGACTAAATATTCTCACTTAGATTCAACTTCCTTGCATTTGCATGGAGAATACAATAATCGCCTAGATAATCAGGAAAAAGAATTAGAAATAATTTCATATAATCCGATTGTAATCACACAGGGATATTCTCGTGACCACAGACCAGATTTAAAGCAATGTATCTTAGATTTAATAGTAAGTAGTGATGGAGATATTCCATTGTTTTTTAGGGGAGGGTCGGGAAATGAATCAGATAAAGCTGTTTTTGGCAAAATTTTAGTAGAGTATTCTAAACAAATAGATTTTGAAAGCATCATGGTAGCTGATAGTGCTTTATATAGCGAGAATAATTTGAAATTAATGGAGAACATAAAATGGATAAGTCGAGTACCATTATCCATTAAAAAAGCTAAAAACTTGGTAAAAGCATTCTTGAGTGCAGAACTAAATAAAAGTGAAGTAAAAGGATATAGCTATCAAGAAGAAAAAATGACTTATGGGGGAATAGAACAAAGATGGTTATTAGTAGAAAGTGAAGACAGAAAAAAAGCAGACCTGAAGAAATTAACACAGAAAATCAAGTCAGAATTCCTAAAAACTGGAAAACAAATAGCTAAGTTAGCTGCATATGAATTTGAACAGCCATCTTTAGCGATATCTAAAATTAAAGAACTTGAGTCCCAACTAAAATATCATAAAATCTCGGAAGTCAAAATTCTTGAGAAGGAAATTAAAGATAAAAAAGTAATTTATAAAGTTGTAGGTGAATTGATAGAAAATCAGGAATTAATTACGGAAAATCAAAATTCTTGTGGGAGATTTATTTTAGCAACTAATATTTTGGATACAACAGAGTTATCAGCCTCAGAAATACTGAGAATATATAAACAACAGCAATCCTCAGAACGAGGATTTAGATTTATTAAAGATCCTTTATTTTTTGCCGATAGTCTTTTTGTGAAAAATCCCGAACGAGTAGAGACAATGATGATGTTAATGGGATTGTGTCTTTTGGTTTATAATTTAGGACAAAGACAACTAAGAAGCTCTTTAAAAACCGAAAAAGCTACAGTTAAAAATCAATTGAATAAACCAACTGAACGTCCTACATTGCGCTGGATATTTCAATGTTTTCAAGGAGTTCACATTCTGATTACACAAGGAATTTCGCTAATTCTTAACTTAACAGAAGAACGTTGTCAAATCTTGCAGTTCCTTCCTGATTCTTGTCAAAAATATTATTCTTTAGCTTAAAAATATTTGATTAATTATTGGACATACTGCTGTTCTAATAATTAAATAAAATTGAAACTAAATATTCTTGTCTAACTAGCTTTTTACACAAAAAATCATAGCTGGGTATCTTTATAGTGCATAATTTATTTTTCTTTATAGTTACTTGGGTGTCCAAATTATAATTTTAGATTTTCTCTCAACGTAGTTTACTGATACTACTAATTGAAGTGCGGAATGTAGGATAGTAGTTACCTGCTGTTGGGCAATTAACCTTAAGAGATAAGCACTGTCAGTATGACCTCCTGGTTCAGCTATTAACAACTGTCCACCTGCTAACAATGGAGCGTAAAATTCCCAAACTGAGGCATCAAAGCCAAAGGGAGTTTTTTGCAGTACTTTGTCTTTTTCAGTCAGGGGGAATGTTGCTTGCATCCAGAACGTATGGTTGCAAAGGTTACTGTGAGATAGCATTACTCCCTTCGGTTGACCAGTAGAGCCAGAAGTATAAATAACATAGGCTATATTACTAGCTTGCACCTGGGCAATTGGATTCTCTTGGCTAGACTTAGCGATCGCAACCCAATCTTTATCTAAGTGGACTACACGCGCTTGATGTTCAGGTAATTTCTCAACTAGATGCTGTTGGGTAAGTAGCACGGAAACTTGAGCATCTGCAAGCATAAAGCTCAGACGCTCTTGGGGATACTCAGGGTCAAGTGGTACGTAAGCCCCACCCGCCTTGAGAATGCCAAGTAATCCCACCACCATCTCTAAAGAACGCTCCACACATATCCCCACCAGCACATCGGCGGACACTCCCAAAGACCGCAAATAATGCGCCAACTGGTTAGCACGACAATTCAACTCGTGGTATGTCAATTGTTGATTCTCAAATACTACTGCCACAGCATCGGGTGTACGCTCTACTTGCTCTTCAAATAACTGATGGATACATTTATCTATTGGATAATCTACGCTTGTATCATTCCACTCAACTAATAATTCCTGTTGCTCAGATGCTGTGAGCATTGGTAATTGAGAAATCCTTTCTTGGGGATTTGCCACAATTGCCTCAAGTAGAGTCACAAAATGACCAGTCATGCGCTCAATGGTGCTGCGAGAAAACAAGTCAGTGTTGTACTCCCACCACCCCACGAGTCCATTGTTAGTGTTTTCCATTCCCAAGGTAAGATCAAACTTGGCGATCGCACTTTCTATTGGCAATGAACTGACAGTTAACCCAGTCAACTCTATTTCAGGTTTGGGCGCATTATTAAGAACAAACATCACCTGAAATAGTGGTGTATAGCTGAGATCCCGTTCTGGTTGCAATGCTTCCACCAACATTTCAAATGGCAAATCTTGATGAGCATAGGCGGGTAATGCCATTTCCCGGATACGCGGGAGTAATTCGTTAAAGGTGGGATTAAGAGATAAATCAGTCCGCATCACTAAAGTGTTGACAAAAAAGCCAATTAACCCTTCTATTTCAGTGCGATCGCGGTTAGCAATTGGTGTCCCCACCAAAATATCTATTTGTCCTGTGTAGCGATAAAGCAGGGTATTATATGCCGCTAACAAAGTCATAAACAAAGTCACCCCTTGCTGTTGACTCAGTTTGGTCAGTTGTTGAGTTAACTCAACAGACAGGGCAAACTCCTGATATGCGCCATTGAAAGTCTGCACAGCAGGTCTAGGTCTGTCTGTGGGTAATGGCAAGAACATAGGTGCATTTGCCAATTGTTCTTTCCAGTAACTCAATTGGCTCTTCAGTACTTCCCCGAATAACCATTGTCTTTGCCATAAGGCAAAATCTGCGTACTGAATTGGTAGCGGCAATAGAGGTAATGGTTGACCGATTGAATAAGCATTGTACAGTGCTTGTAACTCCTGGACAAACACACCCATTGACCAGCCATCACTGACAACGTGGTGCATACACACTAGTAACCACTGTTCTGTCTCGGACAGTATCAGTAATGTCGCTCTGATTAATGCATCCGACGCTAAGTCAAAAGGAAGAAGCGCTTGTTGTTGCACTAATTTGTGTACAGTGATTTCTTGTTCGCTTACTGGTAGATGTTGCAAGTTAACAACTGCAACTGACCAATTTGTTGGAGTTTGAATAATTTGAGTTGGTTTTCCATCAACAGTAACAAAGTTAGTACGTAATGCTTCGTGGCGATAAATAATTTCAATTAAGCTTTGTTCCAAGGCGGCAAAATTAAGAGATCCGACTAAGCGCAACCCGAAGGGGATGTTGTATGAACCACTGTTCGGCTCCAACTGGTCTAAAAACCACAACCGTTGTTGAGCATAAGACAGTGGTAAGTTTGCATTCTCTACCCGCTTTGAGATGGGTAGTGCTGACAGTTCTATATCTTGCTGCTGTAATTGCTGAATCAATAGCGCTAATTGGGCAATTGTTGGTGCTGCAAATAATGAACGCAATGGCAGTTCTACTTTCAAGCTGCTACGCACACGGGACACCAGTTGGGTTGCGAGTAGGGAATGTCCTCCTAGTTCAAAGAAGTTGTCATATCTGCCTACAAGCTCTACTTTTAGAACTTGTTGCCAAATCAGTGCCAGGATTTCTTCGATGGGAGTGCGCGGAGCTACGTATTTATCTCTTGATTCACTACTTGGCTCTGGTGCTGGTAGAGCGCGACGATCTATTTTGCCGTTGGGGGTTACGGGTAAAGATTCTAAGAGAACGATCGCACTTGGTACCATGTATTCTGGTAGCCTTTCTTTGAGGAAGCTACGCAGTTCTTGAACTGTGGGTGTCTGCTCTGGTTGCAGTACGATGTAGGCTACTAGGCGCTTGTCACCCCTGTTATCTTCACGGGCTATGACACATGATGCTTGCACGTGGGGATGTTGGCTTAGTGCTGCTTCGATTTCTCCCAACTCAATGCGGAATCCCCGAATTTTTACTTGGTTGTCGATGCGTCCCAAGTATTCGATATTGCCATCTGGTAAATAACGTGCTAAGTCCCCTGTTTTATACAACTTTGAATTTTGAATTTTGAATTTTGAATTGTTGAAAGGGTTGGGGATGAATTTCTCTTGTGTTAACTCGCTGCGGTTGAGATAGCCTCGCGCTAATCCTGCACCACCAATGTGCAGTTCTCCTGGTACACCCACAGGTACTGGTTGTAAGTTTTGGTCAAGTATGTATATCTGAGTATTGTCTATTGGACGACCGATGGAAGTTTTTTGATCTAGTGGAGTGCATTTGGCGATCGCTGCACAAACACTGGCTTCTGTCGGGCCGTAGGCGTTGAAAAAGTTTCTGCCTTTTGACCATTGTCGCATCAGTTCAACAGGACAGGCTTCTCCGGCGACAACGATCGCTTGCAATGTTGACAGTTCTTCTACTGGCAGGATTGCTAGCGCTGATGGTGGTAGGGTGACATGGGTAATGGCATCATTCTTTAATCGCTCAATTAAAGGCATACCCGGCATTATCGAGTCTTTTGTTCCTAAGTAAAGTCTTGCCCCCGATCCCAAAGCCATCAAGATTTCTGATATGCAAGCATCAAAACTGAAGGAGGCAAACTGGAGAACTCGACTATCACCATCCAAGCCGAAAGCCTGAATTTGAGCTTGAGCTAGATTGCACAATCCACTATGCTCAACCATTACCCCTTTGGGTTTGCCTGTGGAGCCGGATGTGTAAATCACATTCGCTAGATCAGTAGGCGTTACTACCTCAATCGGGTTATTCTGTTTGTTTTGCAGAATTTCTGACCAGACTTCATCTAAACAAATCAGTTTTCCCTGATATTCAGGTAGTCGATCCAGGAGTCGCTGTTGACTTATTAATACTGGAACTTGAGCATCTTCAAGCATGAACTTAAGACGGTCTTGGGGATATTCTGGGTCAAGTGGTACGTAAGCTCCACCCGCTTTGAGAATGCCCAACAGTCCCACCAGCATCTCTAAAGAACGCTCCACACATATCCCCACCAGCACGT
Protein-coding sequences here:
- a CDS encoding IS1634 family transposase; protein product: MDYQKEEFESKNLDHLGIVAGIIDDIGIVEKINDIFLIDKREKINTGEVVKAIILNGLGFVSKPLYLFSQFFEDKAIEHLLGEGIKPEDLNDDKLGRVMDKIYRYGLTKLFLIIALEVVKKYKISTKYSHLDSTSLHLHGEYNNRLDNQEKELEIISYNPIVITQGYSRDHRPDLKQCILDLIVSSDGDIPLFFRGGSGNESDKAVFGKILVEYSKQIDFESIMVADSALYSENNLKLMENIKWISRVPLSIKKAKNLVKAFLSAELNKSEVKGYSYQEEKMTYGGIEQRWLLVESEDRKKADLKKLTQKIKSEFLKTGKQIAKLAAYEFEQPSLAISKIKELESQLKYHKISEVKILEKEIKDKKVIYKVVGELIENQELITENQNSCGRFILATNILDTTELSASEILRIYKQQQSSERGFRFIKDPLFFADSLFVKNPERVETMMMLMGLCLLVYNLGQRQLRSSLKTEKATVKNQLNKPTERPTLRWIFQCFQGVHILITQGISLILNLTEERCQILQFLPDSCQKYYSLA
- a CDS encoding non-ribosomal peptide synthetase translates to MPYLRVLHLVVGIQHHSLTPELLGKIKQSEAEIIQILSQSTEQVTNYPLSHGQKALWFSYQLAPSSTAYNVTYAAKLVTNLDIAALKQAAQALFERHPVLRTTFAIIDGEPVQRVHKNQQVDFSIQDAFALSQDDVNNWLSEKSDRPFDLEQVPILRFDLLINHIKTDKLATKEHILLITLHQIVGDFCSLEIMISELCALYKAMSTTGYAYAKGEAAQLSAQNYQYQDYVKWSEQMLASSDGESLLTYWQQQLSGELPLLNLPTDRPRPQIQTYNGASRFFTIEQELRQLLTELATREGASLYILLLTALQILLLRYTNQEDILIGSPMENRSRSEFENIVGHFTNPVVLRGDLSGKPTFKELLERSHSCVLNAQDHQDYPFSLLLEQLQPVRNPSFSPLYQVAFVCDRSHLMDMDGLILESIIPESKGAAFDLTLTILEGTDSLKGTWNYNTDLFDDSTIARMMGHFVTMLSAIVANPQQRIDQLPMLTQSEERQLLIEWNDTQVDYAFDKCIHQLFEEQSLRTPEAVAVVFENQQLTYHELNCRANQLAHYLRSNGVGADVLVGICVERSLEMLVGLLGILKAGGAYVPLDPEYPQDRLKFMLEDAQVPVLISQQRLLDRLPEYQGKLICLDEVWSEILQNKQNNPIEVVTPTDLANVIYTSGSTGKPKGVMVEHSGLCNLAQAQIQAFGLDGDSRVLQFASFSFDACISEILMALGSGARLYLGTKDSIMPGMPLIERLKNDAITHVTLPPSALAILPVEELSTLQAIVVAGEACPVELMRQWSKGRNFFNAYGPTEASVCAAIAKCTPLDQKTSIGRPIDNTQIYILDQNLQPVPVGVPGELHIGGAGLARGYLNRSELTQEKFIPNPFNNSKFKIQNSKLYKTGDLARYLPDGNIEYLGRIDNQVKIRGFRIELGEIEAALSQHPHVQASCVIAREDNRGDKRLVAYIVLQPEQTPTVQELRSFLKERLPEYMVPSAIVLLESLPVTPNGKIDRRALPAPEPSSESRDKYVAPRTPIEEILALIWQQVLKVELVGRYDNFFELGGHSLLATQLVSRVRSSLKVELPLRSLFAAPTIAQLALLIQQLQQQDIELSALPISKRVENANLPLSYAQQRLWFLDQLEPNSGSYNIPFGLRLVGSLNFAALEQSLIEIIYRHEALRTNFVTVDGKPTQIIQTPTNWSVAVVNLQHLPVSEQEITVHKLVQQQALLPFDLASDALIRATLLILSETEQWLLVCMHHVVSDGWSMGVFVQELQALYNAYSIGQPLPLLPLPIQYADFALWQRQWLFGEVLKSQLSYWKEQLANAPMFLPLPTDRPRPAVQTFNGAYQEFALSVELTQQLTKLSQQQGVTLFMTLLAAYNTLLYRYTGQIDILVGTPIANRDRTEIEGLIGFFVNTLVMRTDLSLNPTFNELLPRIREMALPAYAHQDLPFEMLVEALQPERDLSYTPLFQVMFVLNNAPKPEIELTGLTVSSLPIESAIAKFDLTLGMENTNNGLVGWWEYNTDLFSRSTIERMTGHFVTLLEAIVANPQERISQLPMLTASEQQELLVEWNDTSVDYPIDKCIHQLFEEQVERTPDAVAVVFENQQLTYHELNCRANQLAHYLRSLGVSADVLVGICVERSLEMVVGLLGILKAGGAYVPLDPEYPQERLSFMLADAQVSVLLTQQHLVEKLPEHQARVVHLDKDWVAIAKSSQENPIAQVQASNIAYVIYTSGSTGQPKGVMLSHSNLCNHTFWMQATFPLTEKDKVLQKTPFGFDASVWEFYAPLLAGGQLLIAEPGGHTDSAYLLRLIAQQQVTTILHSALQLVVSVNYVERKSKIIIWTPK